The following DNA comes from Corynebacterium atrinae.
CGGGGTGAGACACCGTCGCCGTAGCGGCAGCGTTCGGGGCGGAACCCTGGCCGGCCTCATTGGAGAACAAACCTCGACGCATACCGTTCATGAACGCCGCGCCAACCGTCGCACCGACGACTTCCTTGAAGCCGAGGGCGTGGCCGATGATGTCGGCGATGACACCCGGAACTTCCTGGATGCGCAGCGACAAGACGATGACAGCGACGACAATGTAGGCCACCGCCATGAACGGAACGATGATCTGAGTGGCATGGGCAATACGGCGCACACCACCGAAAATGATCGACGCCGTGAACAGGGCCAGGACGCCACCGATGATCATCTTGAAGCCCAGGGAGTCACGCTGGAGCGACTGACCAACTGCCTCGACGATCGAGTTCGTCTGGATGGCGTTGTAGATAAAGCCGTAGGTGATCGAGATAAAGATCGCGAACAGGATTGCCAGCCAGCGGGCATTGAGGCCACGCGTCATGTAGTAGGCCGGGCCACCGTGATAGTTTCCGTCCTTATCGCGCGTCTTCCACAGCTGGGCCAACGTCGACTCCACAAACGCCGTCGCACCACCGATGATGGCGATCATCCACATCCAAAAGACCGCACCGGGGCCGCCCAGGGTGATGGCGACCGCGACACCAGCCACGTTGCCGGTACCCACGCGCGACGCCGCCGAAATGGTGAACGCCTGGAACGCAGAGATGCCGCCATACTCATCATCCTGGTCTTTGCCCTTGCCACCAGGCTTCTCCATGACGGACTTGAACATGTCGGGCACCAGACGGATCTGGACCAGCAGGGTACGGATGCCGAAATAGAGTCCGGCAGCAATGAGCAACCACGGTACGACCGTCCAGAGGTTGTCGTTGATCGTCCCTGTGACGAACGATTCGATGTTTTCCATTGCTTTAATGTAGCCCGCCTTGTGGCTGTGGTCACCACTTAGGCAGATATTGGTGTGGTTCACTGGGCATCGAGCGCCTCCCCTATCCTTGAGTGCGCATAATGTCAGGGCACGCGGATGCTCCCAGATACTCAATCGCGTCAAAGCCAGCCCACACATGCTCAGGCCCTTTGCAACCGTCATTTTCGCGAGAGTTCGGGACGATAACCTGGCGAAATCAGGGGTGCGTTCCAGGAGAATGGGTGCCTGCTCTAAACAGGGACTGCGATTCAGTAGCCAGAATGACCTTCCAAATCCTCAGCCCCTCCTTCCAACCTCCGTGAATCCAAAAGGAGACCACGACAATGATATGACCTCGCCAAAATTGGGCACGTTTCCGGGGTTGGAGCAGTATCAATCATGCCAAGATAGTGCTTATGAGAAATCTCCTCGCCCCTGTCGCCTCACTCTTCATTGTGACGGCCTTGTCCCTTACTGGTTGCGGCACAACCATAGCACCAGAGACCGCTCCCTCCACCAGCACCGCCGTAGAGGTTGATGTGCCAGAGACAGAGACCTCGAATGCCAATTCATTCGTAGACGGAGTCCTCACTACGCCCGACTTCACGATCAAGATCACCGATTATCGCGTAATTCCGGCGGGGATGGAAGGTAATGAGTACGGCGATGCTCCCGTCCTCGCAATCTGGTATGACACAACGAACCTCGGAACCTCAGACGACGAGATTACACCGATGCGGTTCATCTACCATTTTGACTCGTTCCAGGATAACAACCCGAACATTGAGAACAAGTTGAAAGTGGGGATGCTCCCAGACTCAACGTTTGGCCAGACACAAACGGCGAGCATTAAGGCCGGCGGCACCCTCGCAAACGCAATCGCATACGTTCTAACCGACACAACCACTCCAGTAGATCTGGTAGCCAGTGAATTTATTGGAGACGAGATCGGACGCATGACCTTTAATCTAAATTAGACGAAACCGGAGGAACGACCGTCGGGATATCCGTCAGTCCGACAGGCATCCTTAAGAGATGATATTGGACCTCCAAGTCGACGCACCAGGCCCACGAGCACTATTCTTGCGGCTCGCACGAGGAACCCCAAAACCCGCACTTCCTAACAACTCCGGGGTCAATCCCCCTTCCAAACCCACCGAGTTGTTAGGAAGTGCGGGTTTGCATCGACTCTGTGAGTGTGAACGGTTTAGGGGGACAACATGAGCTGGATATCCATCCTCACATCACCACCGGACCAGCACTACTTCCTGACTTAGGCCATTTTGGTGTGGCGCAGACCATCTTGACGTCTGGAACTGGGCATTTTGGCGGTGTGAGGGGCTGTTTGTCAGACTAAGCGGGGTAGCAGTGGGGGTGGCAGTAGGCTGTGAATCATGCCACCGAAGATCCGCACCGTACCGACTGCGTCCGGTGCCACGGCTGTGCAGGTCATCTGGGGGTATCGGAATCGAAAACCCGTCCTTGATCACCTTGGCTCCGCCCACACTGATGAGGAACTTAGCCTCCTTCTCGCCCGCGCCCAACGCATGATCGACGGCGATCAAATAGGCCTCGACCTAGGACTAAACGACGAGGTCACCATGCCAGCCGGGACAGGCGCGGTGGATAATCCCGTACCCATTACCAGCGAACGCGCCAACCACCTCATCAACGCCATCCACGGCGCCTACCACCAGCTGGGACTACACGAGGCCACCGATCATGACCCAGTCTTCTACGACCTAGTCACCGCACGGATCATCCACCCCGGTTCGAAGTTCGAATCCATCGAAACCCTCGCCGAAATCGGTGTCGCCTCTGCCTCCTACCGCACCATCCAACGACGCCTACCCGTCTACGCCACCACCGCCTTCCGCGACCAGGTCACAAAGGCACTTGCCACCCATGCTGGGATCGGCCCAGGCGTGATGGTCCTCTACGATGTCACGACCTTGTACTTCGAAACAGACAAAGACGACGACCTTCGGAAACCAGGGTTTTCCAAGGAGCGTCGCCTGGAACCCCAAATCACCGTCGGGTTGTTGTCTGATGCCGCTGGGTTCCCCGTAGCGATCGGGGCGTTCGAGGGGAACAAAGCCGAAACCCAGACGATGTTGCCGATGATTGATCGGCTCAAGGATGCTTATCAGCTTGATGACATCACCATCGTCGCCGACGCCGGGATGTTCTCCGCCGGTAATAAACAAGCCGTCGTGGATGCCGGACTGCACTACATCCTCGGTACTCGGGAGCGTGACATTCCCTATCCGATCCAGGTGTGGAGGCAGGCCAATCCCGGGGCGTCCTACACCGACGGGCAAGTATGGAGGTTTGCTGACCGCACGGGCCGTGGACCCGATGGTATCCCGCATTCGGTGACCTACTACCAGTATTCCTGGGATCGGGCACGCCGGACCTTGAAAGGGATCGATGAGCAGGTAGCGAAAGCGCAGCGAGCTGTCGCAGGTCAAGTGCCGGTCAAACGCAACCGCTATGTGGACTTGAAAGCCCCGAATAAGCAGGTCAACCACACCTTAGCGGATAAACACCGCGCACTAGCTGGGGTCAAAGGCTATGAGACCTCACGGGTAGATCTGAATCCTGAGCAGGTCATCGGGGCGTATCGGCAGTTGTTCAAGATTGAGAAGGCGTTTCGGATGGCGAAGTCGGATCTGAAGGCCCGGCCGATCTTCCATCGGAAGAAGGATTCCATTGATGCGCACTTGACGATTGTGATGGCGGCGATGGCTGTGGGTCATGTGTTGGAGCAGCGCTCGGGGTTGTCGTTGAAGCGGCTGGTGAGAACGTTGAAGAAGTACCGATCGTTCACTATTGAGGTCGCCGGTCAGACTGTTTATGCGCAGTCCCCGGTTCCTGCTGAGGTTGAGGAGATCTTGGCTAAGCTTCCTCGTCTGTCTGACTAATTTGGCCTAAGTCAGGTTAGGAAGTGCGGGTTTGCATCGACTCTGTGAGTGTGAACGGTTTAGGGGGACAACATGAGCTGGATATCCATCCTCACATCACCACCGGACCAGCACTACTTCCTCGAGCACCCCTCGCAGGTAGCTCCAGTGCTCAAACAGTGGGCCACTTTGAGCGTTGACCAACGACGATGCCCTAGCAGCGGGCTGGAACTGGGGATAGGCCACAACAAGCTATGTCCGATAGACCGAAACTCTAGCTCCAGCGATCGAGAGTCAGACTTACCGCTGACAAACCGGGCAAAAGTGACTCGACCGGTTCATAAACTTCTCGCGCCTGATCGGCGTGCCACACCGCATGCACGGCTCACCCTCCTGCCCGTAGGCGTTGAGCGACCGGGAGAAGTAACCTGAGGCGCCGTTGACGTTGACGTAGAGGGAGTCGAAGGAGGTGCCGCCTTGGTCGAGGGCGCGGGCCATGACGTCGGCGGCGGCGTCGAGAAGCTGGGTTACTTCTTCTTGGGTGAGGGAGGAGGCCCGGCGGGTGGGGGCGATCTGGGCGGCCCAGAGGGCTTCGTCGGCGTAGATGTTGCCGATGCCGCTGACCACGGTTTGGTCGAGCAGGACGGCCTTGATCGCGGAGTTTTTCGTGCGGATGCGTCGGGCCACCGCGGCGGGGTCGAAGCCGGGTTCTAGGGGGTCAACGGCGATGTGGGTGACGGGAAGGGGCACGCCGTCACGGGTGGAGGTGAAAAGCCAGCGGCCGAAGGTCCGTTGGTCGACGAAGGCGAGCTCGTGGGCGGCGTCATCGCCAATAAGCGAGGCGCGAATGCGCAGGTGCTTCGAGGTGCAGGTTCCTGGTTGGCCGACGAGCATTTGCCCGCTCATGCCGAGGTGGACGAAGAGGGCTGACTCGCGGCCGAGGTCGCACCATAAGTATTTGCCGCGCCGACGAACGTCGTGGATGTGGGCGCCGATGAGGAGGTCGTCGAGTGGGGCGTCTTGGCCGCGGTTGGCGCGGGGATGGAGGACCTCGACTGATTCGAAACGCGATCCGAGTAGGTGGGATTCTAGGCCCCGCCGAACGACCTCAACCTCGGGTAGCTCCGGCACTACTGCTCCTTTTGGGCCGCCAGGGGCTTATCGCGGAGAAGCAGGTAGGCCTCGTGGGCTGACTTCTGCTCCGCGAACTTCTTGCTAGCGCCGATACCGTGCCCAAGGGGGACGTCGTTAACCGTCACGGTAGCTGTAAAGGTGAGATCGTGGTCGGGGCCGGTGGAGGTGGCCGAGTAGATCGGCAAGGGGTATTTCAGCTCGGCGACGCGTTCTTGCAGCGCGGTCTTCCAGTCGCGGTGAATGTTCGTCGCGGAAGCAGCATCGATCTTCGCGGCGAACAGGCTCAGGACGACGCTGCGGGCGGTTTCGAAGCCGTGCTCGAGGTAGATCGCTCCGAGCAGGGCTTCGGTGGTGTCGGCGAGGATGGAATCCTTGTCACGACCGTCGGTGACCAATTCGCCCTTGCCCAGCAGGATGTGGGGGCCGAGATTGATCTCGCGGGCGATGTCGGCAAGCCCGTAGCGGGAGACGATGGAGGCCCGCATTTTGGAAATGTCCGACTCGGGGCGCGAGGGATATTGGGTGTAGAGCTGATTGGCTACGGAGAGGCCGAGGACGGCGTCGCCAAGGAATTCCAGCCGTTCGTTGTTGGGCAGGGTGCCGTTTTCGTTGGCGAAGCTGCGGTGGGTCAGCGCCAGGCGCAGGCCCTCATCAGCCAAGGGGACGCCGAGGGCGGCCAGCAGAGGCAAGTGATCGACAGAGTGGAATGCCGCGTCAAGTGCTTCGTTGCCGGTCAGACGGTTCTTTCGGCTCACAGAAACTTCTCCAGCCCGGCCCAGCGGGGATCTTGCAGCTTGTCTTCGTCTTCGCCGGAGACGCCGTCGGGGGCGGGGGTCTCCTCATCCGAGCAGCCACCCTCGCAGGTCGGGTTGAACGGCAGGGTGAGGCCGGCTTCGTCGATGACAGTCTGCAGAAGGTCGAGGGTGTCGCCGGTGACCTCGGGGATGTCATCGGTGAGGCCGTCTTCGTCCTCGTCGCCGGTGACGAAATCTGGCGAGGTCGAGAAGACCTGGCTGATGTGCATGTCCAGCGGGCGGCGGATCTCCGTGAGGCAGCGGACGCACTGGCCGATGAGCTCGCCGCGCACGTCGGCGTCGACAAGCACTCCCCCACCGAGGTGAGTGAGGTTTGCGTCGACGGTGACCTCCCCGCCTTCGGGGATCCCGATCATTTCGGGGCCGATCCGGACGGGGGCGGGGCCGGTCTGGGTTCGCTGCTCAAAGTCGCTGAGCCGGGCAATGTTGAACTTAAAAGGTGAAGTCATATCGAGGCCTGAGCTTACTCAGTTCAGCGGCGCGGGGTGTAGTCGCTGCCGGCGGCACCGGCGCCGCGTCGCAAAGCTTGACGGTCACGGGTGATGGAACGCAGAACCCCGTTGAGGGACTCCTCGAATTCTCCCAGCTTGGAGTCAACGAACTCGTCGCACTCGGTGCGCAGGCGGTTCGAGTCCGCGTGGGCCGCATCGACGATGCGGTGGGCTTCCTCGTTGGAACGGCGCACGACCTCCGCCTCGGAGACCAGTCGCTTCTGCTCCGCCATGCCGTCCTCGACGGCGCGGCGGTAGGACTCCTTGCCTTCCGCGTTGAGGCGATCGGCCTCGTCCTGGGCGCGGGCGACGGTGTCTTCTGCTTCTCGACGGGCGCCTCCTACAATGCGGTCGGCGTCATCCTCAGCCTGGGAGACGGTCGTGGTGGCGCGATGCTGCGCATCGGCCACCATGGCGTCCGCCTGGTCCTGCGAATCCGCGAGGATGCCCGCAGCCTGGGCCTCGGCGTCCTCCACCATGCCGCGGGCGCGATCCTCCGCGCCACGGAGGATGTTGTCCTGCTTATCCAAGACATCCTGGGCATCATCGATCTCGATGGGCAGGGCATTGCGCAGGT
Coding sequences within:
- a CDS encoding DivIVA domain-containing protein; protein product: MYRVFEALDELVQTVEQAYGVPMTSNCMVPRNDMLALLDDLRNALPIEIDDAQDVLDKQDNILRGAEDRARGMVEDAEAQAAGILADSQDQADAMVADAQHRATTTVSQAEDDADRIVGGARREAEDTVARAQDEADRLNAEGKESYRRAVEDGMAEQKRLVSEAEVVRRSNEEAHRIVDAAHADSNRLRTECDEFVDSKLGEFEESLNGVLRSITRDRQALRRGAGAAGSDYTPRR
- a CDS encoding DUF5067 domain-containing protein encodes the protein MRNLLAPVASLFIVTALSLTGCGTTIAPETAPSTSTAVEVDVPETETSNANSFVDGVLTTPDFTIKITDYRVIPAGMEGNEYGDAPVLAIWYDTTNLGTSDDEITPMRFIYHFDSFQDNNPNIENKLKVGMLPDSTFGQTQTASIKAGGTLANAIAYVLTDTTTPVDLVASEFIGDEIGRMTFNLN
- a CDS encoding alanine/glycine:cation symporter family protein, with translation MENIESFVTGTINDNLWTVVPWLLIAAGLYFGIRTLLVQIRLVPDMFKSVMEKPGGKGKDQDDEYGGISAFQAFTISAASRVGTGNVAGVAVAITLGGPGAVFWMWMIAIIGGATAFVESTLAQLWKTRDKDGNYHGGPAYYMTRGLNARWLAILFAIFISITYGFIYNAIQTNSIVEAVGQSLQRDSLGFKMIIGGVLALFTASIIFGGVRRIAHATQIIVPFMAVAYIVVAVIVLSLRIQEVPGVIADIIGHALGFKEVVGATVGAAFMNGMRRGLFSNEAGQGSAPNAAATATVSHPVKQGLVQTLGVYFDTLVVCSITAFIILLGSQDMVYGESIQGASLTQSALSSEVGAWGTHFVTFILFFLAFSSILGNYYLAQANIEYLTKSTTWLNVFRVVVVGFVFFGAVGSLPLVWALGDTFAASMVFINLIAIVPLGGVAFKLLKNYGEQKRQGLDPVFNRDMLPELKNVEVWDGSDPVTRRSAEDYRKLEGRSEWPIV
- the rnc gene encoding ribonuclease III; the encoded protein is MSRKNRLTGNEALDAAFHSVDHLPLLAALGVPLADEGLRLALTHRSFANENGTLPNNERLEFLGDAVLGLSVANQLYTQYPSRPESDISKMRASIVSRYGLADIAREINLGPHILLGKGELVTDGRDKDSILADTTEALLGAIYLEHGFETARSVVLSLFAAKIDAASATNIHRDWKTALQERVAELKYPLPIYSATSTGPDHDLTFTATVTVNDVPLGHGIGASKKFAEQKSAHEAYLLLRDKPLAAQKEQ
- a CDS encoding IS1634 family transposase, translating into MPPKIRTVPTASGATAVQVIWGYRNRKPVLDHLGSAHTDEELSLLLARAQRMIDGDQIGLDLGLNDEVTMPAGTGAVDNPVPITSERANHLINAIHGAYHQLGLHEATDHDPVFYDLVTARIIHPGSKFESIETLAEIGVASASYRTIQRRLPVYATTAFRDQVTKALATHAGIGPGVMVLYDVTTLYFETDKDDDLRKPGFSKERRLEPQITVGLLSDAAGFPVAIGAFEGNKAETQTMLPMIDRLKDAYQLDDITIVADAGMFSAGNKQAVVDAGLHYILGTRERDIPYPIQVWRQANPGASYTDGQVWRFADRTGRGPDGIPHSVTYYQYSWDRARRTLKGIDEQVAKAQRAVAGQVPVKRNRYVDLKAPNKQVNHTLADKHRALAGVKGYETSRVDLNPEQVIGAYRQLFKIEKAFRMAKSDLKARPIFHRKKDSIDAHLTIVMAAMAVGHVLEQRSGLSLKRLVRTLKKYRSFTIEVAGQTVYAQSPVPAEVEEILAKLPRLSD
- the mutM gene encoding bifunctional DNA-formamidopyrimidine glycosylase/DNA-(apurinic or apyrimidinic site) lyase; translated protein: MPELPEVEVVRRGLESHLLGSRFESVEVLHPRANRGQDAPLDDLLIGAHIHDVRRRGKYLWCDLGRESALFVHLGMSGQMLVGQPGTCTSKHLRIRASLIGDDAAHELAFVDQRTFGRWLFTSTRDGVPLPVTHIAVDPLEPGFDPAAVARRIRTKNSAIKAVLLDQTVVSGIGNIYADEALWAAQIAPTRRASSLTQEEVTQLLDAAADVMARALDQGGTSFDSLYVNVNGASGYFSRSLNAYGQEGEPCMRCGTPIRREKFMNRSSHFCPVCQR
- a CDS encoding YceD family protein codes for the protein MTSPFKFNIARLSDFEQRTQTGPAPVRIGPEMIGIPEGGEVTVDANLTHLGGGVLVDADVRGELIGQCVRCLTEIRRPLDMHISQVFSTSPDFVTGDEDEDGLTDDIPEVTGDTLDLLQTVIDEAGLTLPFNPTCEGGCSDEETPAPDGVSGEDEDKLQDPRWAGLEKFL